One Roseiconus lacunae genomic region harbors:
- a CDS encoding DUF3124 domain-containing protein: MAGRITDENADGLFRRLKLLAFLTIVIPAVILVVFIELRFRSIEQSIPFQQAGTRDRYREEIDTLPTDPVAGQTLYAPAYSHIYHQKGAPYLLTVTLYVRNTDPEHEIVVSSVRYFDTGGREIRSLLNKPLRLAPLAATEFVIEKEDRIGGSGASFLVQWQASQDVTRPVVETVNVDTSGAQGISFIVPATVISENHRHHDPAATEEP; the protein is encoded by the coding sequence ATGGCGGGGCGAATCACAGACGAAAACGCGGACGGATTGTTTCGTCGTCTAAAGCTGCTGGCTTTTTTGACGATCGTGATTCCGGCGGTGATCTTGGTTGTATTCATTGAACTGCGTTTCCGATCGATCGAACAATCCATTCCTTTTCAGCAGGCCGGAACGCGGGATCGCTATCGCGAAGAAATCGACACACTACCGACCGACCCCGTCGCCGGGCAAACGTTGTACGCCCCAGCCTACTCACACATTTATCACCAAAAGGGCGCCCCCTATCTTTTGACCGTCACACTGTACGTCCGCAACACCGACCCCGAACACGAAATCGTGGTCAGCAGCGTTCGGTACTTTGATACGGGTGGTCGTGAAATCCGCTCTCTGTTGAATAAACCACTTCGTCTCGCACCACTCGCGGCAACCGAATTTGTGATCGAAAAAGAAGATCGCATCGGCGGCAGTGGGGCGAGCTTTCTCGTGCAGTGGCAAGCCAGCCAAGACGTAACCCGACCGGTAGTCGAGACTGTCAACGTCGATACCAGCGGCGCCCAAGGCATCTCGTTCATCGTGCCTGCGACGGTGATCTCTGAAAACCATCGGCATCATGATCCAGCGGCGACAGAAGAACCGTAA
- a CDS encoding Fur family transcriptional regulator, with protein sequence MKSIFATDGSIREAIRDAGLRATPARVATLAILREAASPLTHADVADRLCEHGIDKATAFRNLNDMTDAGLVRRAELGDHVYRFEQIRPGEDASECHPHFLCTVCGTVSCLDNVELTPSSYCESSRVGEVFEILLRGRCNDCK encoded by the coding sequence ATGAAATCGATTTTTGCAACGGATGGATCCATCAGGGAAGCCATACGCGACGCGGGGCTGAGGGCGACGCCTGCTCGAGTGGCAACGTTGGCGATACTGCGAGAAGCCGCGTCACCGCTGACGCATGCTGATGTTGCCGATCGGCTGTGTGAGCACGGGATCGACAAGGCGACGGCCTTTCGGAACTTAAACGACATGACCGATGCCGGCTTGGTGCGCCGCGCAGAACTTGGTGACCATGTCTATCGCTTCGAGCAGATACGCCCTGGCGAAGACGCTTCCGAATGTCATCCGCACTTTCTCTGTACGGTCTGTGGGACTGTTTCGTGTCTCGACAACGTCGAGTTGACCCCCAGCAGCTATTGCGAGAGCAGCAGGGTGGGCGAAGTGTTCGAGATCCTGTTGCGTGGTCGGTGCAACGATTGCAAATGA
- a CDS encoding alkaline phosphatase PhoX: MKSRREFLSETFSSASGFGVAAALSALGGRVALGDATRSKLKLVPAKDETTGLELIHLPEGFRYISYGWTRDPMSDGNMTPAAHDGMGVVDESDGIVTIVRNHEISDDRGALSIKGGRPFDRLAGAGCTTLKFDTRDGQWLESRVSISGTSRNCAGGVTPWGTWLTAEETVLGIGSVDNYETNAERAFERNHGWIFEVDPSGVEDPVPLKAMGRFVHEAVAFDRKSGIVYETEDRGTAGFYRFIPKQNGNLAAGGKLQVAEVVGQDDLRGHVEQGAQFDVRWHTIPEPTLANTRGLTEPDELGVFKQGKSLGGTTFARLEGCWSGDGGIYFDATSGGEASAGQIWKYDPESETLTMLFESPGKETLNMPDNLCVNPHGGLVLCEDGDYGDDEYPQRMHLLSQEGTLVPLALNDVRLKGEKGFEGDYRGREWAGATFSPDGEWLFANIQTPGFTVAITGPWESLVNG, encoded by the coding sequence ATGAAATCCCGTCGTGAATTCCTGAGTGAAACCTTTTCGTCGGCATCAGGCTTTGGTGTCGCCGCGGCATTGTCGGCCCTCGGAGGACGAGTCGCACTGGGTGACGCTACCCGATCGAAGCTTAAGCTCGTACCTGCCAAGGATGAGACGACCGGTTTGGAATTAATCCATTTGCCGGAGGGGTTTCGATACATCAGCTATGGGTGGACTCGGGACCCGATGTCGGACGGAAACATGACGCCAGCGGCCCACGATGGCATGGGCGTGGTGGACGAGTCGGATGGGATCGTGACGATCGTTCGAAATCACGAAATCAGTGACGACCGTGGCGCGCTGTCGATCAAAGGAGGGCGGCCATTTGACAGACTCGCCGGGGCCGGATGTACGACTTTGAAATTTGACACCCGAGACGGTCAATGGCTGGAGAGCCGAGTTTCCATTTCAGGGACAAGCCGGAATTGTGCCGGTGGAGTAACGCCCTGGGGCACGTGGCTGACTGCCGAAGAAACCGTGCTCGGGATCGGTTCGGTTGATAACTACGAAACCAACGCCGAGAGGGCGTTCGAGAGGAATCATGGTTGGATTTTCGAAGTCGATCCGAGTGGCGTTGAGGACCCTGTTCCGCTGAAGGCAATGGGACGCTTCGTCCATGAAGCCGTGGCCTTCGATCGGAAGTCTGGCATCGTCTATGAAACAGAGGATCGCGGTACCGCGGGCTTCTATCGTTTTATCCCAAAGCAGAACGGAAATCTCGCCGCCGGCGGGAAGTTGCAGGTCGCAGAGGTTGTCGGTCAAGACGATCTTCGTGGTCATGTCGAACAAGGTGCACAGTTCGACGTGCGTTGGCATACGATCCCGGAACCGACCTTGGCGAATACACGTGGGCTCACCGAGCCCGACGAACTTGGTGTGTTCAAGCAAGGGAAAAGCCTCGGCGGAACGACGTTCGCTCGCTTAGAGGGATGTTGGAGCGGTGACGGGGGAATCTATTTCGATGCGACCAGCGGCGGCGAAGCGAGTGCCGGGCAAATCTGGAAATATGATCCTGAAAGCGAAACGTTAACGATGCTTTTCGAAAGCCCTGGGAAGGAAACGTTAAACATGCCCGATAACCTCTGCGTCAATCCGCATGGCGGGTTGGTGCTATGCGAGGACGGTGATTACGGCGATGACGAGTATCCGCAGCGAATGCACTTGCTATCACAGGAAGGGACTTTGGTCCCACTGGCGCTCAATGATGTCAGACTAAAGGGCGAGAAAGGATTTGAGGGAGACTACCGGGGCCGAGAATGGGCGGGCGCAACGTTCAGTCCCGACGGGGAATGGTTGTTCGCCAACATCCAGACACCCGGTTTCACCGTAGCAATTACCGGCCCTTGGGAGTCACTTGTCAATGGTTGA
- a CDS encoding DUF1206 domain-containing protein: MSSNTASKFKWNGFQVAQLPQVPSWVETLGRAGHIAKGCVYFIVGILAFRVAIDAGGEIGGARNAIEEIGKQPFGQALLLLVAIGLIGYTAWRWVQAIQNTEGADDDAKGIAKRVGYGASGVTYLGLGLYAGALVFGFTSGSGDSGQQPSFLLDSTWGRAMLGIVGTGIAIAGGYFVYQGWKAKFMEQYNLARMSETLRQTAYHAGRMGLITRGIAFAIIGYFLLRSAWFGASGEIAGMGDALSAIAAQTYGKFLLGVVGFGLMAYAVHMALLGWYRRFNVQS; this comes from the coding sequence ATGTCCAGCAACACCGCATCGAAATTCAAATGGAATGGCTTTCAAGTCGCCCAGTTACCGCAGGTTCCTTCATGGGTTGAAACGCTAGGCAGAGCCGGACATATCGCCAAAGGCTGTGTCTATTTTATCGTGGGCATTCTTGCGTTCCGCGTCGCGATCGATGCCGGTGGTGAAATCGGTGGCGCTCGAAATGCGATCGAGGAGATCGGAAAGCAGCCATTCGGACAAGCGTTGCTACTGCTTGTCGCGATCGGCTTGATCGGCTACACCGCTTGGCGGTGGGTTCAGGCAATACAAAATACGGAAGGCGCTGACGATGACGCCAAAGGGATCGCCAAACGTGTGGGCTATGGCGCGAGTGGAGTCACCTATCTCGGTCTTGGCTTGTATGCCGGTGCACTCGTCTTTGGATTTACTTCCGGCAGCGGAGATTCTGGCCAGCAACCCTCGTTCTTACTTGATTCCACCTGGGGTCGAGCGATGCTCGGAATCGTCGGGACGGGGATCGCAATCGCGGGTGGCTATTTTGTCTACCAAGGATGGAAGGCCAAGTTTATGGAACAATATAACTTGGCACGGATGTCGGAAACCCTTCGACAAACCGCCTATCACGCAGGCCGGATGGGGCTGATCACCCGAGGCATCGCGTTCGCCATCATCGGCTACTTTCTACTGCGCTCGGCATGGTTTGGTGCCAGCGGAGAGATCGCAGGCATGGGGGACGCGTTATCGGCAATCGCCGCGCAAACTTACGGCAAGTTTCTACTGGGAGTCGTCGGATTTGGATTGATGGCCTACGCGGTCCACATGGCCTTGTTGGGCTGGTACCGCCGCTTCAATGTCCAATCCTGA
- a CDS encoding nucleoside recognition domain-containing protein, which produces MVFNVIVPTESSTVLVVGKESVGKSQLISSLTGRSAGETNFRGSTVVVERYRLGDTEYIDTPGVLRNSDTETTRLALNALDEHDVVLLIVQATSLDQDLRDMLPLVVGKRCVVVVTYWDKVQLGEAAQEAIERLEADACVAFVTVDARTLSDPDRQRIVDALRRPAVLEKSVLSARAGWRIEPKPGLMEGRIIGPLAAILLLFLPALATIYGANTVADWLHPIVANWFDPLILAVNTTCPTWLRIILVGQQGEFGYGLLNMGPFLLVWAFPTVLMFALILGAYKTSGLIERINVSIHPLVRPFGLSGRDVVRVMMGFGCNVPAVISTRSCSSCSRGAAISGIAFGSACSYQLPATLAVLSGAAVATGSSAAVLTWIFLTYLLATTLIYLRLTSSEQARHSLNVLMTPSRPFMQWPTLSSMWREAAGTVRQFLFQAMPVFVVICIVASLLAHFGVLELASQVLSPVMRLFDLPSQAALPVVLASVRKDGIFLLTANDGLSFPMTAAQSLTAVYLAGVLLPCLVTAMTIGHETGWKTTSKLLARQAGFAALFAIALAWGGRLLL; this is translated from the coding sequence ATGGTTTTCAACGTAATCGTACCAACTGAATCAAGCACCGTTCTTGTCGTCGGCAAGGAAAGTGTTGGCAAGTCACAACTTATTTCTTCACTGACGGGGCGATCGGCAGGTGAGACGAATTTCCGTGGATCGACGGTCGTCGTCGAACGCTATCGACTCGGAGACACCGAGTACATCGATACGCCCGGGGTGCTGCGTAATTCTGATACGGAAACCACGCGGCTTGCATTAAACGCCCTCGACGAACACGACGTTGTACTTTTGATCGTCCAAGCGACCAGTCTTGATCAGGATCTAAGGGACATGCTGCCACTGGTCGTCGGGAAACGCTGCGTCGTCGTCGTCACTTACTGGGACAAAGTTCAGTTGGGAGAGGCCGCGCAAGAAGCGATTGAACGTCTGGAAGCCGATGCGTGCGTCGCATTCGTTACGGTTGACGCCCGCACGTTATCCGATCCTGATCGTCAACGGATCGTCGACGCGCTCCGACGTCCGGCTGTCTTGGAGAAGTCGGTTTTGTCGGCCCGTGCCGGATGGCGGATCGAGCCCAAACCGGGATTGATGGAAGGGAGGATCATTGGGCCGTTGGCGGCAATTCTGTTACTGTTTCTTCCGGCGCTAGCGACCATTTATGGTGCCAACACGGTCGCGGATTGGCTTCATCCGATCGTCGCGAATTGGTTTGATCCGTTGATCTTGGCGGTCAATACTACTTGCCCGACCTGGTTGCGAATCATCCTGGTCGGCCAACAGGGTGAATTTGGCTACGGGCTGCTAAATATGGGGCCATTCCTTTTGGTTTGGGCGTTCCCGACCGTATTGATGTTCGCGTTGATTCTAGGCGCTTATAAGACGAGCGGTTTGATCGAACGAATTAACGTCTCGATCCATCCGCTCGTACGACCGTTCGGGCTCAGTGGGCGAGACGTGGTTCGGGTGATGATGGGATTCGGATGCAACGTGCCGGCGGTGATTAGCACTCGTTCTTGTTCGAGCTGTTCGCGCGGGGCCGCAATCTCGGGGATCGCGTTTGGATCGGCTTGTAGTTATCAGTTACCCGCCACACTGGCGGTGCTCTCCGGGGCGGCGGTAGCGACGGGGAGTTCGGCGGCGGTGCTGACCTGGATCTTTCTCACTTACCTGTTGGCCACGACGCTGATTTATCTACGGCTGACGTCGAGCGAACAGGCTCGCCATTCGCTCAATGTTTTGATGACACCGAGCCGACCGTTTATGCAGTGGCCGACGCTATCGTCAATGTGGCGAGAGGCAGCGGGAACTGTTCGGCAATTTCTTTTTCAAGCGATGCCGGTGTTTGTCGTGATATGTATCGTCGCATCCTTGCTGGCGCATTTTGGTGTCCTTGAACTTGCTTCCCAAGTATTGTCGCCCGTGATGAGATTGTTCGATTTGCCTTCACAGGCAGCGTTGCCGGTTGTGCTCGCGTCGGTACGCAAGGATGGGATATTCTTACTCACGGCCAATGATGGGTTGTCATTCCCAATGACGGCTGCGCAGTCATTGACGGCCGTTTATTTGGCGGGGGTTCTGTTGCCGTGCCTTGTCACCGCGATGACGATCGGACATGAAACCGGTTGGAAGACGACGTCGAAACTTCTGGCAAGACAAGCAGGATTCGCCGCACTATTTGCGATCGCCCTGGCTTGGGGAGGAAGATTGCTGCTGTGA
- a CDS encoding NAD(P)/FAD-dependent oxidoreductase has protein sequence MNHPPEETQEDFDVVVVGAGAAGVGVAIALKHAGVDNFVVIDRHSVGASFAAWPAETRFITPSFPTNSIGMLDLNSIAIGVSPAFSLEVEHPTGEEYAAHLKGVAQFFELPIREGTNVRRVTKVGDRFRIDIDEQTLRANHVIWAAGEFQYPRLSTFNGSELCRHTGTIASYGELEGDDFIIIGGYESGVDAAYHLASHDKQIRLFDTGCPWKDESSDPSVALSTYSLERMREEWFEEQVELFPHTPIASVTRVEGGYEVNALDGRWFSTPTAPLFAGGFEGSCKLVADLFERREDGYPALTDHDESTIVPGLFLCGPAVRHDHHVFCFIYKYRQRFAVVAKAIATSLGLAAEELENYRKWGMYLDDLSCCGEECVC, from the coding sequence ATGAATCACCCACCCGAGGAAACACAAGAGGACTTTGATGTCGTGGTTGTCGGCGCTGGTGCCGCGGGCGTGGGAGTGGCCATCGCACTAAAGCATGCCGGAGTCGATAATTTTGTCGTGATTGATCGGCACTCTGTCGGTGCTTCTTTCGCCGCATGGCCTGCCGAGACGCGGTTTATTACTCCGTCGTTCCCGACGAATTCGATCGGGATGCTGGATCTGAATTCGATCGCGATCGGTGTGTCACCCGCATTTAGTTTGGAGGTCGAACATCCGACCGGAGAGGAGTATGCGGCGCATTTGAAGGGGGTCGCCCAGTTTTTTGAATTGCCGATACGAGAAGGGACGAATGTCAGACGCGTTACCAAAGTCGGTGACAGGTTTCGAATCGATATCGACGAACAGACGCTCCGCGCCAACCATGTGATCTGGGCTGCGGGAGAGTTTCAGTATCCGCGCCTTAGCACATTCAACGGAAGCGAGTTGTGTAGGCATACCGGGACAATTGCCAGCTATGGTGAATTGGAAGGCGACGACTTCATCATCATTGGAGGATACGAAAGCGGGGTCGATGCGGCGTATCACCTTGCGTCTCATGACAAGCAAATTCGGCTTTTTGATACTGGGTGCCCCTGGAAAGACGAAAGTTCCGACCCCAGCGTTGCCCTGTCAACTTATTCGCTCGAACGGATGCGAGAGGAATGGTTCGAAGAACAGGTTGAGCTTTTTCCACACACGCCAATCGCATCGGTAACGCGCGTTGAAGGCGGCTACGAAGTGAACGCTCTCGATGGGCGATGGTTTTCGACGCCCACGGCTCCGCTGTTTGCGGGCGGTTTTGAGGGGAGTTGCAAGTTGGTCGCCGACTTGTTCGAACGACGTGAAGATGGGTATCCGGCACTGACCGATCACGATGAATCAACGATCGTTCCGGGACTATTCCTATGTGGACCGGCCGTTCGCCACGATCACCACGTTTTCTGCTTTATCTACAAATACCGACAGCGGTTTGCCGTCGTCGCAAAAGCGATCGCGACATCACTCGGCTTAGCTGCGGAAGAACTGGAAAACTACCGCAAGTGGGGAATGTACCTCGACGATCTCTCCTGTTGCGGTGAAGAGTGTGTTTGCTGA